GGAGGTGCATCGATCACATGGTACACTTCATGGAAGAAGCTAGTGCATCTGGTACCACAGCCATCGACGTTGGGAGGTTCTTCTTCTTGATGGGTTTCAATCTTATAGGAAATcttatattttcaaaagatttgTTGGATCCCAAATCGGAGAGAGGGGCAAAGTTTTTCTACCATGCAGGCAAGGTGACGGAGTATGCTGGGAAGCCTAACTTGGCTGATTACTTTCCAATTCTAAGGTGGTTTGATCCACAAGGTTTAAGGAGGAAGACCCAATTCCATGTCAAAAGCGCCTTTGAGATCGCCAAAGTGTTTGTCAAAGAGAGGATGGAAGGCATGGAATGTGGAATTActgaagagaagaggaataaggaCTACCTAGatgtgcttttggagtttcatGGTAATGGTGTGGAAGAGCcctcaagtttttcttcaagaACCATCAACGTCATAGTCTTCGTAAgccttcttattattattattttttctaatttcaatttaacagttaaaagaaatttatattatttctaaCTTAAGATATCATTTTCATAATCTTTTGTAAGATCTAATTTCCATGTAACAGCCACAAATATTGCGTACGTATCTAGGCTGGCTTTGGGGCGGGTTGGAAATGTTTACTAATTCTAATGAAATTGCTCCAACACTTTaatgagataaaaataaaatataaagaaagattatAACTACGAGAGTACTAAGAGAGAAATAGATACGAGtgtaaattttacattataataaatataaataagtgaaatataaattttaaaaaaatacatttggtATGAGGCAGGACGGGGTAAGCTACAACAAGGGAGCAAAACCCATCCCTATATCTGCCAACGCCACATCACCTCTTTGAGGCAGGGAAAATCTGCATAAGACGAAATAGATTAAGACCGGTCATGACGTGCAAGGTGCAAGTCATTTTGGCCATCCCTAAAGATGAGAATATATGTAGACTTTTTAGGGCATGTGGCGATCGAGGGTCTTCATACTCGGATGCTATGTCGCAAATCCAACTAAgggcttttgtttgtttgtttagttattgataatcaagtaaaattttattagtggtctgtttggaagtttaaagagggaggagagtagtggggaggagagtagaggggaattGTTATCCTCTACCTTGTTTGGatgattttaaaattagtaagggggaagagAGTAATTAGTCCTtcctcttgtttggatgttttaaaaattaggatggaaatgagaggaaatgatttaaatagacaaaattACCCCTATTTGAAAATGGACTTGCAACATAGAGCCCATTGAGAATGCCTTGTCCATCTAATTAATAaagcaaaatctttttttttattttatcagtTCCTTCACTGTTTGGAtgccaagaaaaaagaaaaaagaaaacttcgtATGCGTCCATCTAACatcactcctttttttttcttcaaacaaCCCAGATACAAACCTTGACTCATCCCCACCTTCTTCAAACAACCTAGATAAGCAGGTGTACCACAAAATGTGTGAAACAACCCATCTTATCGGATCTGATCGGACACGGCATTGAGTCCGAAATCCGAAACTTTCAGATCTCTATTATCGTCGAGCAAGAGATTCTCGGGTTTAAGGTCGCGGTGATAAACCCCACGCGAGTGGCAAAAAGCGACAGTCGAGATCAATTGTTGGAAGTACTTGTGACATCGTTGAGTGGGAAACAGAGAAAATCAACTTCAGAtcgatgagatttttttttttctggcttTATctattttctcagcaaccaaacggGGGATGGGTGTACTAGATTTGTGAATTTCACTCTGTTTGATATAGTTAATATCTAGCTGTCAGAGATGAAGAGTGAAGTAAAACGGGGGATTGTTTTGGTTCCTATTCTTGGATTCTGAAAATTGATCCGAAACCCTAGCTGCCGATTCGGTGTTGGAGAGAGATTAGGGGCTTTTGGACTCAATGTGTGCTAAGATCGTCGAAGAGATTAAGAAGCTTGAAGAAAagtgagctttttttttttttaaatttaattttagattttggttTTATTGAATTTCGtcgtaattttctttttcagtgaGAGAATTAGggaatggaaaataaaattttgaatttattttggatttaatgataaaaattcGACCTTGACGAAAATTGAGCTTGTgtttgattgaatttaattttagattctgtttattttgaattatatatatatatataatcagtttgtaattttgttaatttaaaaagggtaaattgaggaattcatttggtcaataatttatctactttactctccctccaaatctctccaatttggaggaattaaaaatgaggggttagaggtagttgaaactcctccaaacccctccaaattccccccctccttccttaaaaaacttctaaacaaggtaattgaattactctccctccctctactctactctactcctcctccttttttaaacttccaaacaggccataaaacACAAGCTGAAAACCAGCATAATTACAAAATTCACATAGCCCCAAAAGACTTGAGATGCAACCACAAGTCCCAAGAAGAGACTAACAACAGATAGCAATATATCaaaacatgagaaaaaaaaaacacttcatAACTAGAAGCAACCAATAGCATATTATAGGcttttgcttgtttgttttcttgtatgTATAGTTGTTGCGGTTATGCCATCGAGTAGTGGCGATtccaggatttttttttctagggggTCAATAGTGTCAAAGCTAGAAATTTGTTGTGAGAGGAGTACAAATTAAAatggttattttttttgtatacacaactttcatattatataaaataatctaaaatagtatTCTAAATACAATTTAGTATACAAACTGTATTGTACAATAgtctaaaaatttattaatattttaaagattGATAAGACAACAACCATTGaatgcataaataaatataaataaataactaattaaaattatcaaattaaaaataatttattatatttatatgcactaacaattaaaaaaatgataaagaagaatagtAACACATATAAGATTTAGTCTGGGAGTAAAtgtgaaactaagaaaaaaaatagtaattaatataagtttttgcttttgaagtgtATGACTTTTTAACCATACACATGATCCTTCTCTTGGAATTGGAGTAAACACTAAAAAACTTCTTGGACTTGAAAATCTATAAAGCACTTATCAACCTACTTGATTagtcaaaaagaaaacataaaagggagaaagagagatagagaaaatgaGTAAAAATCATAGATGTAGATACAAATAGGTTTGTTGTAGAGgtggtgtaattttttttaattgctaagGGTTCGTTCGGTTGGAGGAAtaaaaaagtgggaggatggaaaattgtgggaggatggaaaatatttagttttccctcttgtgtgttcggttggaggggtggaaaagtgggagggtagAATACTCTTTTGttcggttggagagaaaaatggaaggatggaaaatgtaatttatataaattgactattatacccttattacataatatataagaaatagatttatttgtactcattacataatataaaatttaccacattatatatataaatttatattattatttttattattataatgtaaaaattagattaggtcatgttgaaaaaaaaagagagaacgtTCAGCCTTCAGGTAACgttgaaaagaaaaggaaaaaagaaaaagaaaaaaagagaacgTTTAGCCTTCAggtaacgttgaaaaaaaaaagtattgtaattttttgctgatgaaaaagaaaagtgcaaagaaaaataatttcattctGCCATCAATAGTAAAGTAAGCCAAAGTTAgataaagtttatttatttaaaaacgAATGAGCAATTTTAAAAGTAGTGTTACCGCACAACAccttcacaacaaaatttaggtgacaagttgttaaaggtatgtaaaaaagtgatgtcaattGTGGGTCAAAATAAAATCAGTTACAACTTGCCACctaacctttattttaaaattattatgaaaatattatgaaagtaACACTAAGTTGAGCATATTCAAGCTTATTTCAGTtagatttaaacaaaatttatgcTCAgaatgttcaaaattttattttagggtgtcaaaataaaaatttttgtaaatttctttttctttgttaacccccccccccccccggcaaaaaaaaaaaaagaaaagaaaagaaaaagacactcATACAAGCAGACATGCACAAAATACTCATTAAAATTACTACGTTCTCAGGAGATGTTCACTACGGGGACAGACACAACGACCAGCACTCTAGAGTGGGCAATGGCAGAGCTCTTCCACAACCCTGAAACCTTGAAAAAAGTCCAAGCTGAGCTGAGAAGCACCATAGATCCAGATAAGAAGCTCCAAGAGAATGACATTGAAAACCTCCCATACCTCAAAGCTGTCATAAAGGAAACACTAAGGCTACATCCACCTCTCCCTTTCCTAGTACCACACATGGCCATGGACTCTTGCAAGATGCTAGGCTATAATATTCCAAAAGAAACACAAATCCTAGTCAATGTTTGGGCAATTGGACGAGACCCCAAGACGTGGGATGATCCTTTGGTTTTCAAGCCAGAGAGGTTCATGGAACCAAATATGGTGGATTACAAGGGGCACCATTTTGAGTTCATACCCTTTGGATCTGGGAGACGAATGTGTCCAGCTATGCCACTTGCCTCTCGTGTGCTTCCACTGGCTCTAGGGTCTCTCTTGCACTCAT
This genomic stretch from Castanea sativa cultivar Marrone di Chiusa Pesio chromosome 9, ASM4071231v1 harbors:
- the LOC142611312 gene encoding cytochrome P450 76A1-like isoform X1, which encodes MEQLALGLVIALVLWIASIVLIRERRRRRLEEIGQLPPGPKCWPVVGNIFQLGWSPHESFTKLAREHGPIMTLWLGSMSTVVISSDEVAREMFKNHDVVLAGRKIYEAMKGDFGNEGSLVTAQYGPHWRMLRRLCTTEFFVARRLEAMRGGVRGRCIDHMVHFMEEASASGTTAIDVGRFFFLMGFNLIGNLIFSKDLLDPKSERGAKFFYHAGKVTEYAGKPNLADYFPILRWFDPQGLRRKTQFHVKSAFEIAKVFVKERMEGMECGITEEKRNKDYLDVLLEFHGNGVEEPSSFSSRTINVIVFEMFTTGTDTTTSTLEWAMAELFHNPETLKKVQAELRSTIDPDKKLQENDIENLPYLKAVIKETLRLHPPLPFLVPHMAMDSCKMLGYNIPKETQILVNVWAIGRDPKTWDDPLVFKPERFMEPNMVDYKGHHFEFIPFGSGRRMCPAMPLASRVLPLALGSLLHSFDWVLADGLKPEEMDMTERMGITLKKAVPLKAIPIPYQCDRVQK
- the LOC142611312 gene encoding cytochrome P450 76A1-like isoform X2 — protein: MEQLALGLVIALVLWIASIVLIRERRRRRLEEIGQLPPGPKCWPVVGNIFQLGWSPHESFTKLAREHGPIMTLWLGSMSTVVISSDEVAREMFKNHDVVLAGRKIYEAMKGDFGNEGSLVTAQYGPHWRMLRRLCTTEFFVARRLEAMRGVRGRCIDHMVHFMEEASASGTTAIDVGRFFFLMGFNLIGNLIFSKDLLDPKSERGAKFFYHAGKVTEYAGKPNLADYFPILRWFDPQGLRRKTQFHVKSAFEIAKVFVKERMEGMECGITEEKRNKDYLDVLLEFHGNGVEEPSSFSSRTINVIVFEMFTTGTDTTTSTLEWAMAELFHNPETLKKVQAELRSTIDPDKKLQENDIENLPYLKAVIKETLRLHPPLPFLVPHMAMDSCKMLGYNIPKETQILVNVWAIGRDPKTWDDPLVFKPERFMEPNMVDYKGHHFEFIPFGSGRRMCPAMPLASRVLPLALGSLLHSFDWVLADGLKPEEMDMTERMGITLKKAVPLKAIPIPYQCDRVQK